From a single Pseudomonadota bacterium genomic region:
- a CDS encoding N-6 DNA methylase, translating to MALRRFALRTAAGYRGRDRAESFARDLIGCFPGTLGAHQGDGPVFSHSFPMVDAGKRSKRSVSAYWPARRVVVDVVERDMMLDTAWSELLRACLQMEAEPQYVVLTNQRDLRLYDLARDRSQPRLSIALDEIPKYSEAFPFFEADWVPGTTPKIINVDKVSKEVAELVAKVYRALKAKNPERGDDAIRFTLQCIVAMFSEDIGLLPKEYFTTLLYRAAEEGNAEEKLGELFWAMSSDEENVTGIPFFNGGLFREPATLKLGEAPLRAITKAAEANWTFVDPHIFGSVFQGIMDDDERHASGAHYTAREDIMSVVGPTIVEPWRERIASAKTLKQLKEILSELGNFRVLDPACGSGNFLYVAFRELYKLETEALCRVYEFASAQKGKTKVSWASAIRTTNFFGIDVNPFAVELAKTTLNIAKKIAFEERKATVVEMFGQGFLEVDPSLPLDNLDDNIVCKDALLIDWPRADAIVGNPPFLGMQKIREVLGFSYVERLREEFPGVAGDLCVYWFRRAHEHLTDGGRAGLIGTSGIRVGKARDASVGFVVANGGSITNAVSTKAWPGDAVLNVSVVNWIRGESFGRAKLQIRGAVHHVRQIHPHLQLHTDTSGASVLRANRDGTSQGVNFGSPGFQIDGARLSAVDKDGCARPVATGRDILSGAAATQPSRCVWLAYVPTLDAARTLSSAGVAHLRECVFPALEARANDPKATSHYTRWLRRWWQPREPASQFFRTALQDYRRLAACARVQARPIFFMVSTQFVPNDSLQVFSVDDDYSFGVIQSSLHWAWTKAKGGRLKSDIRYTSKVWKTFPWPQEPALADVIAVGQAAQQFRATRERLMSENGWSLRELYRSAEVEGPHPLKTAQAELDAAVEAAYGKPADQEGTEFLLEMNMALAEDEAVGEKIQGPGLPKVEGAALDSKDPRWFSTDCIEPPRLEDVLDAERAHG from the coding sequence ATGGCACTGCGGAGGTTCGCGCTCCGAACGGCTGCCGGGTATCGGGGGCGGGACCGGGCGGAGAGTTTCGCGCGTGATTTGATCGGGTGCTTCCCTGGGACCCTGGGCGCCCATCAGGGTGACGGCCCCGTTTTCTCCCACTCCTTCCCGATGGTCGACGCTGGCAAGCGATCCAAGCGGAGCGTGAGCGCCTACTGGCCGGCTCGGCGGGTAGTGGTGGACGTGGTTGAGCGCGACATGATGTTGGACACGGCCTGGAGCGAGCTACTCCGCGCCTGTCTTCAGATGGAGGCCGAGCCGCAGTACGTCGTGCTCACGAATCAGCGGGACCTGCGCCTTTACGATCTGGCCCGGGACCGGTCGCAGCCTCGGCTGAGCATCGCGCTCGACGAGATCCCCAAGTACAGCGAGGCCTTCCCGTTCTTCGAGGCCGATTGGGTTCCGGGCACCACGCCGAAGATCATCAACGTCGACAAGGTCAGCAAAGAAGTCGCTGAGCTCGTTGCCAAGGTGTACCGCGCGCTCAAGGCCAAGAACCCGGAACGCGGCGACGACGCGATCCGGTTCACGTTGCAGTGCATCGTCGCGATGTTCTCGGAGGACATCGGCCTCTTGCCCAAGGAGTACTTCACGACGCTCCTGTACCGGGCTGCCGAAGAGGGCAACGCGGAAGAGAAGCTCGGAGAGCTCTTTTGGGCGATGAGCTCTGACGAGGAGAACGTCACCGGAATCCCATTCTTCAACGGTGGCCTGTTTCGGGAGCCCGCAACGCTCAAGCTCGGCGAGGCCCCGCTGCGTGCCATTACCAAGGCCGCCGAGGCCAACTGGACCTTCGTCGATCCCCACATTTTCGGAAGCGTCTTCCAGGGCATCATGGACGACGACGAGCGTCACGCGAGCGGCGCCCATTACACTGCACGCGAAGACATCATGAGCGTGGTCGGGCCGACCATTGTTGAGCCCTGGCGCGAGCGGATTGCCTCCGCGAAGACGTTGAAGCAACTGAAGGAGATCCTCTCGGAACTTGGCAACTTCCGCGTGCTCGATCCCGCCTGCGGCAGCGGCAACTTCCTCTATGTCGCGTTTCGCGAGCTGTACAAGCTGGAAACCGAAGCTCTCTGCCGCGTTTACGAATTCGCTTCGGCGCAGAAGGGGAAGACCAAGGTCAGCTGGGCTTCCGCGATTCGAACGACCAACTTCTTCGGCATCGACGTCAATCCATTCGCCGTCGAGTTGGCAAAGACCACCCTGAACATCGCCAAGAAGATCGCATTCGAGGAGCGCAAGGCGACTGTCGTGGAGATGTTCGGACAGGGATTCTTGGAAGTTGATCCGTCGCTTCCACTCGACAACCTGGACGACAACATAGTCTGCAAGGACGCCTTGTTAATCGACTGGCCTCGGGCAGACGCGATCGTCGGGAACCCTCCGTTCCTCGGGATGCAAAAGATCCGCGAGGTACTGGGCTTCTCGTACGTCGAACGACTTCGAGAAGAGTTCCCTGGCGTAGCCGGAGATCTCTGCGTTTACTGGTTTCGGCGCGCGCACGAACACCTCACGGATGGAGGTCGAGCCGGATTGATTGGAACGAGTGGAATCCGAGTAGGGAAGGCCCGGGATGCTTCGGTAGGTTTTGTCGTGGCCAACGGAGGGTCAATCACCAACGCGGTTTCGACGAAAGCCTGGCCAGGCGACGCGGTGCTAAACGTCTCTGTTGTTAATTGGATTCGCGGAGAATCCTTTGGCAGAGCGAAGTTACAGATCCGCGGTGCCGTCCATCATGTCAGGCAGATTCATCCTCACCTCCAGCTGCACACGGACACCTCAGGTGCCTCGGTATTGCGTGCCAATCGCGACGGCACGTCACAGGGGGTTAACTTCGGAAGCCCCGGGTTTCAGATTGACGGTGCGCGCTTGAGCGCGGTCGACAAGGATGGGTGCGCCCGACCCGTCGCAACCGGGCGCGACATTTTGAGTGGAGCTGCCGCGACGCAACCGTCTCGCTGCGTCTGGCTTGCCTACGTTCCCACGCTCGACGCCGCGCGAACTCTATCAAGTGCAGGCGTGGCTCATCTTCGGGAGTGTGTCTTTCCAGCGCTCGAAGCACGAGCGAACGACCCCAAGGCTACGTCTCATTACACGCGCTGGCTCCGGAGATGGTGGCAGCCACGGGAACCTGCCAGCCAGTTCTTCCGAACGGCTTTGCAGGACTACAGACGACTCGCGGCCTGCGCGCGCGTCCAGGCACGCCCTATCTTCTTCATGGTCTCCACCCAGTTCGTTCCGAACGACTCGCTTCAGGTCTTTTCGGTCGACGACGATTACTCCTTCGGCGTAATCCAGTCATCGCTCCATTGGGCATGGACCAAGGCCAAGGGTGGTCGGCTCAAGAGCGACATTCGCTACACCTCGAAGGTATGGAAGACCTTCCCCTGGCCCCAGGAGCCTGCCCTGGCGGATGTCATCGCTGTCGGGCAAGCAGCCCAGCAATTCCGCGCAACGCGCGAGCGCCTGATGAGCGAGAATGGATGGTCCCTTCGTGAGCTCTATCGCTCCGCCGAGGTGGAGGGGCCGCACCCGCTGAAGACTGCTCAAGCTGAACTGGATGCGGCGGTGGAGGCGGCGTACGGCAAACCCGCGGACCAGGAGGGCACAGAATTTCTTCTCGAGATGAATATGGCGCTTGCCGAGGACGAAGCCGTCGGCGAGAAGATCCAGGGACCGGGCTTGCCCAAGGTGGAGGGTGCAGCTCTCGACTCAAAGGACCCGCGCTGGTTCAGTACCGACTGCATCGAGCCACCTCGACTTGAGGACGTCCTGGACGCGGAGCGGGCCCATGGCTGA